One Pirellulales bacterium DNA window includes the following coding sequences:
- a CDS encoding DUF1328 domain-containing protein produces MLYWAAVFFVIALVAAVFGFGGIAIEAVGVAKILFFVFLILFVLSLLLGRPRRGASL; encoded by the coding sequence ATGTTGTACTGGGCTGCCGTATTTTTCGTGATTGCGCTGGTCGCCGCCGTGTTCGGATTTGGCGGGATTGCCATCGAGGCGGTCGGCGTAGCGAAGATTTTGTTCTTCGTGTTCTTGATCCTGTTCGTGTTGAGCCTGTTGCTCGGAAGACCGCGCCGCGGCGCCAGTCTATGA
- a CDS encoding DUF2007 domain-containing protein has product MSGKQIVIYTAASLPQAHVLRNVLEELGIPASITNDTIQFAVGDVPAGWPTSPRVVVDEQQAELARRVALEFDVAGRSSRLRDKGDDDSDSSADRETIAWPMCPKCGRRRVAICPFCGSTGDDIPPADLSYQALEEHADDEGDTAALRLDRQSTGTQRNWLLCPTCEEPFEAQYEHACRNCGHDFGDGIKRPDAPPALLFSPPRLAWFSACVAATVLLMLWKPVMGYVLVAVIVVATLVRRSIDAGRSQ; this is encoded by the coding sequence ATGAGCGGCAAGCAAATCGTGATCTACACGGCGGCGAGTCTGCCGCAGGCCCATGTGTTGCGCAATGTCCTTGAAGAATTGGGCATCCCCGCCTCGATCACGAACGACACGATCCAGTTTGCCGTGGGCGACGTGCCGGCGGGCTGGCCAACTTCCCCGCGCGTTGTGGTGGACGAGCAACAGGCCGAACTGGCACGCCGGGTCGCGTTGGAGTTCGACGTTGCCGGCCGCAGTTCGCGATTGCGCGACAAGGGCGATGACGATTCAGATTCGAGCGCCGACCGCGAGACAATCGCTTGGCCCATGTGCCCGAAATGCGGCCGCCGCCGAGTGGCGATTTGCCCTTTCTGCGGCTCGACCGGCGACGATATTCCGCCCGCCGATCTCAGCTATCAGGCGCTGGAAGAGCATGCCGACGACGAAGGCGACACCGCCGCCTTGCGGCTCGATCGCCAATCGACCGGCACGCAGCGCAACTGGCTCCTGTGCCCAACCTGTGAAGAACCGTTCGAGGCTCAATACGAGCACGCTTGCCGAAACTGCGGGCACGATTTCGGCGACGGCATCAAACGGCCTGACGCGCCCCCGGCGCTGCTCTTTTCGCCGCCCCGATTGGCATGGTTTTCCGCCTGCGTTGCCGCAACAGTGCTCTTGATGCTCTGGAAGCCGGTGATGGGCTACGTGCTCGTGGCCGTCATCGTCGTGGCGACACTGGTTCGTCGGAGTATCGACGCGGGACGCTCGCAGTAG